Below is a window of Lepisosteus oculatus isolate fLepOcu1 chromosome 8, fLepOcu1.hap2, whole genome shotgun sequence DNA.
catgctgaaaagagaaggaaagaaacacaacatttcggctgtggtgACAAATGCTATCTTGACAGATGAGTAAAAAGTAGAACTTTTTAGCCACGGTGAGAAGTGTTGTGTGGCAAAAACCAAATACCACCTTTTTATGGCAAAAACTAAATACTGAAGATGAGCTTAAAGTGGGTTAGGCAGAAATACATTCTAAATACAGAAGCAGATCTACAACAGAATGGCTGTGTCACATTTAGCAAATCAAAGTCTGGACATAAACCTAATTGAATTGTTATGGCTTGACCTGAAGCAAGCTAAGAGCAAAACCCTCAAATGTCCCCAACTTGAAGCAAAAGAATTGGCTAAAGATCCTAAAAGCCGATGCAGAAGAGTGCTAAACAGTTACAGGAAATGTTTAGTTGAAGTCATTGCTGCAAAAGAGGTGCCACCAGATACTGAATCTAAGCATACACATAAAGTGATTAATCAAACAACTGAtgtgtgatcattaaaaatattacttatccaaacacattttaattaaattatcccAATATATGCTAAAAACTcagcaaccatatcaccctgcaactcacaacggCAGCTcactaaagctcagcaggtgtgagcctggtcagtaccggAATTGGAaacttcctgggaaaaactaaggttgctggtggaagaggtgttagtggagccagcagtgggcgctcaccctgtggtctgtgtgggtcctaatgccccagtatagtgatggggacattgtactataaataaaaaaggtgccgtccttcagctgagacataaaaccaaggtcctgattctctttaatcccagggcatttttcaaaaagtgtatgggtgttaccctggcgtcctggtcaaatttcacCCTGGTCttcaccagtcatggcctcctcataatcaccgtctatgaattggcttcattactctgctctcctccccactgatagctgatgtgtggtgagcgttctggtgcactatggctgccgttgcatcatccaggtggatgctgcatactggtggtggtggaggggagtccccattatctgtaaagtgctttgagtggagtgtccggaaaagcgctatatacagtgtatagaagtgtaagcttatttttttatttatttcttatgtCTTTGTGTAACACAATTTAATCAGGTTATCATATTTCATGAAGACTTTCATGGAGACCTAATTTTGTTTTGGTAAAAAATATATGAGAACAAAGACACATTTCAccaagttttttcttttcttggcaCTATATCTCAAGATGTGGGGAAAGGAATTATGAGAATAATGAAAGATTtactttatatataaaattttaTGACACACAGCTACTTAAATGATATTTATACTAAGATTCAAGCCACAGGCATGCTTAAATTTGACTTCCTGTTATTAATCTGTTTGAGCTAGAGGGATGTTCAGATAATGAACACAGCACaaagtgttaaatattttagaagCTATTAAACAATCACTGTTCATCCATATTGACTCTTAGAACTTCAGGAGAGACTGTAGagagtatactgtatgatcaGTCATATGTAAACATCATTTAAAATCATAGTACCTTCATAAGGGAGACACTTTTGAACACAAATTGAATAGTGAATCTAAATTAGACAATATCCAATTAGACACAGTGttacgaacagttctttccggaccctatgcggacgacacattCCGAAGAAGTGGGGGACATactaggaaaacgtcatgcaggaatacggggctgaaaacaggggggcgtgtccaaagtgcactGGTCatggggaaggtgtggccgaggcaaacaatccaaaagaataatccttagagagtatccaaaacacatggtaagtccaaaaccaggagatccatcaagacaaggaataaaaccagaaaccgggtcggaaccggcggacagggaatgggaacgggaacgggaacggggattaaaaccttaacgggaccaggcgcttccagatcccggactcgcacggcacggaaaccagatgcagagcccggttgagcgtcagcgcctggcttttaaggtgggctgggaatagggagcaggtgcacagaataaagtctaaagtgaaagggctggagcgcccttaaggagggggagctTTAATCGTGACACACAGTTTCTGTGTCCAAACTTGatgtatgtttaaaataaaattgataaaTTGCAAAAAATTGCAAACCCAATTAATTAGATCTGAATATATGATGTAACAGTGGTACAGTACTATAGATTCCATGTGACATTCCCCTAAGATCATCTATTACTGCCAATAGCTTCATCTTACCTTTACCTCTCATGTGTTATCTTGCTTATGCTTTTCAGACTCTAGGCATTCCTTACTATGAAGTGACTCTGAATGCTGCACAGCAAGAAACCTAGGCACAGAGCCTACAGTATCTTAAGCTGAAACAAACTACGAGTCACTAAGCTAATCAAGAAAGCTCAGGATAAACTGGAAATAAAATGCTTCAGAAATAGtcctaaacattttatcataaaaagttaaatatgGCTGTACTAAACTGGATACATGTTTAAGATAACATTAAAGTATAAACCTAAAGGCAATCTGCAGTCACTGTGCCTTCTTTATAAAGGTGAAACAATACCTCAGCATTGGCTTCTGGGCTTTTTGTGAATTTAAGCAGCTGTGAGTTTTCAAACAACATTGTTTACTTGGTTCATTGCCTAATccaatacatttataaaatgtgcagttcagcttttttatttttataagggGCTTATTTCATCTACAAATCCACAGAGATTCTCATTTGGATGTAAAATTGTTTTGACACATATATGACCTAAATAATATGAACAAAAGAGCTTGAGTAAAAATAGGTACATTAGAGATTGTGTGTTGGAATCTCTTTGTACCCCGAACTTTCAGATTTCCTTCTCTGCCCTTCAGATTGATTTAGACTTTAGCAGATAAACTGTCTTATTAGATGAAATGGTGGGAGCTGAGGCTGAGGCTTCTTTGCACCTCCTTgtgaaaatatttgtaatatgcTTATCTTCTATTTTTTCTCTGACACAATAATTATTTCCTCAAGCCTGATATGTCTGTGTTAGTTCATTTGCTTAGGTTGTCTGTAAAGTTTGAGTAGTTTACACAAAGTGTAGCAAAGTCCTTTCACTTCTCTAAGTAGCAGGTGTGGATTATCTCAACTGTCGACTTTTGTGCAATTTAGTGACTTGTAGATCATATGTTTTCAATCATAGAATTAAtggatgtgcaaaaacatgcagctCTCACTGCAGTAAGGTAGTCAAAAACACTCTGAACATAGAATCCCTCCCAGATTGTGCCATTGTGTTGCACCCttggaattaaatattttaattaactacCTTTCATTAGAAATCCCTTCTTCGTAACCACCAGTTCTCAGGTGACAATGTGCTTTTCCAGAAGAAATGTAAACTTATTAATGTCTTGGGTAGTTTCAATCTCaaaattcagaaaatgtttttggtttATCACTGCTTCCTGCTGGACACTTCCTGCTTCCCGATGAACATTTAAATGGGTTTATAAGCTAGCCTTTACAACATCATTCATTTTCCTCGGGAAGATAAGTGTTTCTTTCTATGAGCCACTTTTTGTGATGCCTGGATCCCACCACTATAACCATATGTAAAAATAGGCCTAATGAAGTATTTTGACTACTCATTCTAACTCACAGCCATTTAGTGATTTGTAGATCAAACTAAACTATAATCAATGTCCTAAAACTGAACAATGccctcatttttttccttattgaTTTTGTTTAGAGCGCATTTGAGAAGTTGAATATAATTCCAGTCTCCAAATTTTGTAATCGTTGGAGAGCAATTTACCAGAACAGAGGTTATCAGTTCACACTTGTAAATTGAGGTAAAGCTATCAAGCTGCAACAATGGGTAACTATGATGTTTCTATTACACCAAAGCACTTgattgcattattattattgttatataaaACACTGGCTGCTTGACAAAAGATACTTTTAAGTACCAGTATATAAATACAACTAAATAGTTAGATCTTACTATATAAGTATATTGACAGTAACTCCTCTGTTCATTAATAGTTCTACTACTTGTATTACAGATTTACTCACTACTACTAAAATCACttacaatacattttcagaTTAATGGCTACAGTTTCCTTTAATAAATTCTATGGAACCTATaacacatttaaagaaaataacagtTTTATATTCCTTGTAGTACCTAATATTTACTAATGATTAACTGTATGTTTATTAACAATAGTCATTTCTCATTCATTCTATGAAAACTTTACTCATGTATACTAGAGTATTAATAGAATATTTTACGTGCATTCATAGGCATTTGCAAGCCTTATTCTAAAGTATTACTGTAATTAGTAATATAGTAACTGTATTAACATTACTGCAGTTTCTGTGTCCTTCCATATTACTTAAAAAATGACAACTAAAAAGCTGGTTTCATTATTCAGATACTCTTTAAAGCTCTCAACAGCTCTGTACATAGAGAGTTCTTATGACAAAGAAATAAAGTAGAacaatttactgtattatttgCAATGTTTCTTGATGGTAAACAGTAGGTGATGATGTTCCTATTCATATCACAATTGTTATACATAATGTCGTATAGCCTTTTGACTTGATTAAATTGTGCTTAAAAAGAATGATCCATcagttaaatatatacagtatatgcagaaaAACTGATGACAATGTGAATATATTGGATCTGATCAGTACCCGGAAGAAATCTATAGTTTTTTTAGCAGCAAACTGGACTCATAGAAATATTGAGTGACCGATTTGCTATTGAAAAAATTActcctttattttaatttttctttcttttcttttttagcaAAAGCAGGCTTTAATGTTTACAGTAGATTATCATATTGCAATTTAAGCATAATTAAACCACCTTGATCAAGTGCATTTCAGGAAGAAGCATTGGATATTTCTCAAACACTGGCAATTTGCAACTGCAAACagttgcaaaataaaaataatgaagcaGCAGGCTCTTGTTCcgacacacagggacacaatCTAAACAACATAATGCTAAATGGTAACCTAAAAGAGTACAAAAATTCAGTTTGTGCTGCAAAATCCCATGTGAAGGTCAGAATTCCTTCCACAGAAATTGTTAAACTACTGTAAGTAAAGGATTGGAGACCTTAGGCACTcagctcagtttttttttttaaatagtgcaTTTCATGTGTGGACCTGCAATTTCTAATTGATTGATTTTTTAACCTGAATTCAGATGCAGAAACCAAACACAAAAAGcaagtacaaaaaacaaatccatATTTAGAAGTACATTCTCAGCACTATGTTATGTAACTAATGGGTGTGCCATTATGAAAATGACCTGTATAAATGACCTACAGATTTCTATAGAATTATAGAAAAGAAAACTGTAATTTTCAAACCATTTATCTCTCATAAAACATGAAGACCTGAAGCAATGTCATAGGCACTTTACTGAAGAATAAAAGGCTTCCGCTGAATCAGATGTGCCTATATGCATGTAACTATAAATTAATTTAGCCATCTGTAAATAGTACATTGTCTATATGTTACAGATTACCTTTTTTCCCTTAATCTCTCTAGAAAACTCTGAAGACCATCATGACTGTCCTCCCATAGTTggaaataaacacaaataagcatttaaatcatgcaaaattaaaaactcTTTAATGTCCTCAGTAGATTATCACCAGTACAGTAGATTACGTCACCAGCCTGCCTAAGGATTATGGGAATAAACCCCAACATCTGCATACAAGAGCATTTAAGTCACTAGGCCTAATTATTCAAGGACACTTTAAGACAAGACAAAATGTAAACCTGGCCCAAAACTGTGGCCAATTCGGCTTTAACAAAAATGGTGTATTTTGCCACATtgatcacattttaaatactaaGCATATTTATAGAACATGGGAAAATAACACTAATATTCAAATGACCAATTTGGTTTGCATAATCCAAACAGCCAAGATGATCAATAATTTACTgaatttttgaaaatattctgTCAGCTGTTTAATTATGTTGGCACTATTTATGTTGGTCATGATTTTCAGTGAATCCTGTTCAGAACTTGTCTTGCCTCAAAGTATTTGGTGGAAGTATTTAAAAAGCTAATACATGGTCTGAATTATATGATTATTCAGTGATTATTCTGTGAAGGAACCACTGCTGAGGTGTCAGATCCTAATTCAAAAGcttgtgaattttatttttttaacaattttgttttttcaatgtgTCTTCTTTCAGTCTATAAATTCAGAATTTGTGGACTATTTCACACAAAgacatgaaacatttaaaaaactatCCAACTTTGAACAAATTTCAAGGAAAACTGTTGGAAATACCATCCTGCGTTACACTATTTTGTGGTTTTTAAGTTTGGTCTTCTAAGTCTTCTTCCAGATAAGATATACAGTTAGTTTCTATTTTAAGGCAGAATAATGATCAGTTCCAACTGGCAGTTCCCTAAATTGCGTAATGAAGAATTTTATCGCAGTGGTTTTCAAAATGTTCTGTTTAAATTAAGAGGGTCCCATCATTTAAGAAATAAACctcacattttttattaaagtcaAAATACTTGAAATCCTTTCCATTTGTGTTTCAATGTGTGTCTTCGGTAACACAAAACACCAAAAAGAAAGTGTTAAAAATTTCCTCTTTACCATTATAATGATCCcagttattttaaatatcataaattatctttatatatttttaagtggaatttagatattttcttttaaaaaagagaacattTAACACTGAACAATtttagtatttacagtatggttTGATTTCTCCACCTGAATCAATTTTAGACCATATCATTTCATTGCACATTTTATCAAACTCCTTCAAATAATTTAATGTGTGCCTCTTGGGTACCATTTAGTCCATAGATTTtgcttagtacagtatatacagtataatattcaTACAGGGATTTACTTCAAGAAGAGTCAAGGCATTATAACTTTCGTTCTCAGTCAATTAATATCATTTGATATTcttgtgtaaaaatatatttttatacctCAGAATCCTTTATTATTAACAAAACTGATAACTGAAAAGATGGTACATATTTTCCATCTGAAATAGAATGTATTGTAGCCATTGAGCTATGTGTTTTTAGGAACAATGCAATAAGCTTTGAAGGGGCCAGTTCTTCATTTTGAGAAATGAAGTCTCAAAACTCTTTTGTGCTTCTCACCACTGTGCCCATAGGCAAGGTAATGTTTTATGGTGTAATTACACAGTCCTGGTAAATTTTAATAAAGCAAGAAGACAAAACCTAGTATCCATTTAGTATCCATCTAAGCATCAGTCCTCTTGGTAATGTCTTGACTTTGTCCAGTTCATAGTGTTGTGTAGATGTAcacaaaaatgattacaattaaATTAAGGATGGTTCCAATTATACCAAGCATGGCCAGTATGGATTCCTCCTTGCTCTCCTTCTCTTGAGCTCCTTTTTCTTCATCACTGACTGCAGTGTTAACCATTGTCACAGTGAACGTCTGCAGCTTCCTTCTCAGACTAGCCTGTTGGTgaaagaaatatttcaaatttaattgaaaactgATGGGTAAAAATGCAGATGACTGAAATCTGGTAGAATTTGCATGAACGTGTCTTATTTCCTTGACTTCCTTATTCAACATGCAGAAAAGatataacaaaatatgttaTACTAGTCATGGTTTGTACTTATAGATACTGATCAGAACAAATAGCCAAAACTAGTGTTCTGTTGTGctacaaaaacaatttattaGTACACCATGtaaatttttttattaattttaaagacaaaaaatgcactattaatgtacagtaattagtgTGTTATCACAGTACTGCACTTATAAATAATTATGACAGTGGAGTATTAAATAGGTACTTGCATGATGTTCAATGTGACACTGATGCTCTTGAATTTAACATTGGTCTTAGGTATGGTGCTGGAAAGCACTTAACCTTAATGTACAGCTTAAGAAAGGAATAAGACAATTTTAAAACCCAAACAATCGcagcaataaaaaaatctgaCTTTTGGTCTTGGTATAGGCAATGAATGCCGTCCGTAGGACCTTTTTAGAACTTTTAAAATCTAATTTCTGGACAACTTATCATAATTTAATTACTTCAGTAAATGCTGAATCACTCTTGTAGACTGGTCTTCTAAGTGCATCGCGTGCAATGCTGTTTGGGCTCTGGACTCAAATGTGGGTTTCTTAGTTGGATCCCTGTTTGATATGCCTAACATGGCATTTCACTTAGATTACTTTAGAGAAATGCCCAGCTTTATGAATGGATATAAATGTAAGTTACTATAGATTAAAACACCAACCAAATCAATCTGTCAGTCAGTTAACAATTTCTCAATAACAATCAGCTAAAATGGTGGAAATGGTGCTCTGACAATGAACCACAACAATTCACAGCAGTCAACCTGATGGATGTGCGCTAGTAGCAATGCCACAGTTGTTACGTAATCAAAGACGTGATTAAGAACagaaaaaggttacaaatgaaaggaggccaCTGTGTCTGTCCagccaaaataaaatgtattacacCTTGCAGGACATTTGAACCTGGCTGACCAAAGCCAGTTGTATGATGTTAATGTACACCAGTTTTCCTAAAACCATATATAAAACCTGTAAACCTTAGTCTGCACTAATAGTTTTTCTAATATAATAAAGTGCAAATGAGCCTTTCCTTCCTATGAATTATTCACAGAAAGAGGAAGATTACGGTTAAaatgagcatacagtatatacagaaagCAGCacaa
It encodes the following:
- the tunar gene encoding protein TUNAR; its protein translation is MAGSLCSLLLLSSTSGPEASSPCAPPGLLCDRSCSFSSASLRRKLQTFTVTMVNTAVSDEEKGAQEKESKEESILAMLGIIGTILNLIVIIFVYIYTTL